One Alkaliphilus sp. B6464 genomic window carries:
- the fabK gene encoding enoyl-[acyl-carrier-protein] reductase FabK translates to MIKNRLCEILNIKYPILQGGMAWVATAELAAAVSEAGGLGIIGAGNAPGEIVEKEILKAKNMTNKPFGVNIMLLSPFVDEVVEVVCKNKVPVVTTGAGNPGRFMEKFKSVATKVIPVIPSVALAKRMETLGADAVIAEGTEAGGHIGELTTMALVPQVVDIVSIPVIAAGGIADGRGLLASLSLGAEGVQIGTRFICAEECIAHNRYKEMIINAKDRDAVVTARVTGHPVRVLKNKLVREFNRLEKDGATAEEIERLGQGKLKIAVIDGDIESGSVMAGQIAGMITKIQPCKEIIEEIISDANEQLTLVSKFNGEA, encoded by the coding sequence ATGATTAAAAATAGACTTTGTGAAATATTAAATATTAAATATCCTATACTACAAGGTGGTATGGCTTGGGTTGCTACTGCGGAGTTGGCAGCTGCTGTTTCTGAGGCAGGGGGATTAGGTATAATTGGAGCTGGCAATGCGCCTGGTGAAATTGTAGAAAAGGAAATTTTAAAAGCAAAGAATATGACAAATAAACCTTTTGGTGTAAATATTATGTTGTTATCTCCTTTTGTTGACGAGGTAGTAGAAGTTGTTTGTAAAAATAAGGTTCCTGTAGTTACTACTGGTGCAGGGAATCCTGGAAGGTTTATGGAGAAGTTTAAAAGTGTTGCCACAAAAGTAATTCCAGTTATCCCATCCGTTGCCCTTGCAAAGAGAATGGAGACTCTGGGAGCAGATGCGGTTATAGCTGAAGGGACTGAAGCTGGTGGACATATCGGAGAACTTACTACAATGGCACTGGTACCGCAAGTTGTAGACATAGTTAGTATTCCTGTTATAGCAGCCGGAGGGATTGCTGATGGTAGAGGTCTATTAGCATCACTATCCCTAGGTGCAGAAGGAGTGCAGATTGGAACGAGATTTATTTGTGCAGAGGAATGCATAGCTCATAATAGGTATAAAGAAATGATAATAAATGCTAAGGACAGAGATGCAGTAGTTACAGCAAGAGTTACAGGTCACCCTGTAAGAGTGTTAAAAAACAAGCTAGTAAGAGAATTTAACAGGTTAGAGAAAGACGGAGCTACTGCGGAAGAAATTGAAAGACTTGGACAAGGAAAATTGAAAATAGCTGTAATTGATGGAGATATAGAAAGTGGATCTGTAATGGCAGGACAAATAGCTGGTATGATTACAAAAATTCAGCCCTGTAAAGAAATAATAGAGGAAATAATTTCAGATGCAAATGAGCAGCTTACTTTAGTAAGCAAGTTCAATGGGGAGGCATAG
- a CDS encoding beta-ketoacyl-ACP synthase III has protein sequence MSKFLSVGITGTGSYLPEKELTNFDLENMVDTTDEWIRTRTGISKRRVVEDKIATSDLATEAAKKAIDNAGISAEDVDLIIVATVTPDMAFPSTACIVQKNIGAKNAAAFDIEAACSGFIYGITIGEQFIKSGVYKNVLVIGAETLSKILNWKDRNTCVLFGDGAGAAILQPVKEGYGILSSSLGADGSSGDYLTQPAGGSRIPASIETVANNLHYVQMDGSEVFKFAVRIMAKSTLQAIESSGLKLNDIDYMIPHQANIRIIEAAAKRLNLDMDKVYVNLNNYGNMSAASVPVALDEAVRKGNIKTGDIVTLVAFGGGLTWGSSVIRWYR, from the coding sequence TTGAGTAAATTTTTATCTGTAGGGATTACAGGCACAGGTAGCTATCTTCCTGAAAAAGAGTTAACTAACTTTGATTTAGAAAATATGGTAGATACAACTGACGAATGGATTAGAACCAGAACAGGCATATCCAAGAGAAGAGTTGTAGAAGATAAAATAGCTACATCAGATTTAGCTACAGAAGCTGCTAAAAAAGCTATTGATAACGCTGGAATATCAGCTGAAGATGTTGATTTAATTATAGTAGCTACTGTAACTCCTGATATGGCCTTTCCCTCTACTGCCTGTATTGTGCAAAAAAATATTGGCGCAAAGAATGCAGCGGCTTTTGATATTGAAGCAGCATGTTCTGGCTTTATTTATGGCATCACTATTGGTGAGCAGTTTATTAAATCAGGTGTGTATAAAAATGTCTTGGTAATTGGTGCAGAAACCCTAAGTAAAATTCTTAATTGGAAGGATCGTAACACCTGTGTTTTATTTGGTGATGGAGCTGGGGCAGCCATATTACAACCAGTTAAAGAAGGCTACGGTATACTGTCTAGCAGTCTAGGAGCTGATGGTTCCAGTGGTGACTATTTGACACAGCCAGCAGGTGGTTCTCGAATACCAGCATCAATTGAAACTGTTGCAAATAACTTACATTATGTGCAAATGGATGGAAGTGAAGTATTTAAGTTTGCCGTGAGGATAATGGCAAAGTCAACATTGCAGGCCATAGAAAGTAGCGGCCTTAAATTGAATGATATAGATTATATGATCCCTCATCAAGCTAATATTAGAATTATAGAAGCTGCTGCAAAGAGACTTAATCTGGATATGGATAAAGTCTATGTAAATTTAAATAATTATGGGAATATGTCTGCAGCTTCTGTACCTGTTGCATTGGATGAAGCTGTTAGAAAAGGTAACATTAAAACAGGAGATATAGTGACCTTGGTTGCATTTGGTGGGGGTTTAACTTGGGGATCATCTGTAATTAGGTGGTATAGATAG
- the fabD gene encoding ACP S-malonyltransferase produces MGKIAFVFPGQGAQYVGMGKDFVENFPVAKSIFQEASDEVNIDMKKLCFEGPDDELMKTENTQPAILTTSIAMLKVLENEGLNCHMTAGLSLGEYTSLVKSKVFSFKDAVKLVKKRGRYMQEEVPMGIGTMAAILGLNRDQMQLCIEKARQYGIVEAANYNSPGQIVISGEIKAVEAAVKMAAELGAKKAVILPVSAPFHCSLLKGAGEKLQQDLELLKINDPEIPVITNVEASILSSKLKVIPSLVQQVSKSVLWEDSVSLMLDEGVDNFIEIGPGKVLSSFIKRIAKTKEKKVNIYNVEDVNSFKQVLQVKLEV; encoded by the coding sequence ATGGGGAAAATTGCATTTGTTTTTCCAGGACAAGGCGCTCAATATGTAGGAATGGGGAAGGATTTTGTTGAAAATTTTCCAGTTGCAAAGAGTATTTTTCAAGAGGCTAGTGATGAAGTAAATATTGATATGAAGAAACTTTGTTTCGAAGGACCAGACGATGAATTGATGAAGACCGAAAATACCCAGCCAGCCATTTTAACTACTTCGATTGCTATGCTAAAGGTATTGGAAAATGAGGGACTTAACTGTCACATGACTGCTGGACTAAGTCTAGGGGAATATACCTCCTTAGTTAAGTCAAAAGTATTTTCATTTAAAGATGCAGTTAAATTGGTTAAAAAAAGAGGTAGATATATGCAGGAAGAAGTACCAATGGGAATAGGCACCATGGCAGCTATTTTAGGATTAAATAGAGATCAGATGCAACTATGTATAGAAAAAGCTAGACAATATGGAATAGTAGAAGCGGCTAATTACAATAGCCCAGGACAAATAGTTATTTCTGGTGAAATAAAGGCAGTTGAGGCTGCTGTGAAAATGGCAGCAGAGCTTGGTGCTAAAAAAGCTGTTATATTACCTGTTAGTGCTCCTTTTCATTGTAGTTTGCTTAAAGGTGCTGGTGAAAAACTTCAACAAGATCTTGAATTGTTAAAAATAAATGATCCAGAGATCCCTGTTATAACTAATGTAGAAGCATCGATACTATCATCAAAATTAAAGGTTATACCTTCTTTAGTTCAGCAGGTAAGTAAATCTGTACTATGGGAAGACTCTGTTTCTTTAATGTTAGATGAAGGAGTAGATAATTTTATAGAGATTGGGCCAGGTAAAGTCTTATCTTCATTTATAAAAAGAATAGCCAAGACTAAAGAAAAGAAGGTTAATATTTATAATGTTGAAGATGTAAACAGCTTTAAACAAGTACTACAAGTAAAATTGGAGGTGTAA
- the acpP gene encoding acyl carrier protein → MSFEKVVKIIAGQLGVEDVSEITRATSLMNDLEADSLDAVEIIMEIEDEFGIEIPDDEAEKFKNIGDIVDYVELNK, encoded by the coding sequence ATGTCATTTGAAAAGGTTGTTAAGATTATTGCGGGCCAATTAGGTGTAGAAGACGTTAGCGAAATTACTAGAGCCACCTCTTTAATGAACGATTTAGAAGCAGACTCATTAGATGCTGTTGAAATAATCATGGAAATTGAAGATGAATTTGGTATTGAAATTCCAGATGATGAAGCTGAAAAGTTTAAGAATATTGGGGATATTGTTGATTATGTAGAGTTAAATAAATAG
- the fabG gene encoding 3-oxoacyl-[acyl-carrier-protein] reductase, translating to MLNLTGKTALVTGGSRGIGRSIALALANQGANVIINYTSNEESAAKVVEEIESFNVKALAVKANVSNAEEINYMMYKIEEIFDGIDILVNNAGITRDNLFIRMKEEDWDQVMDINLKGVFLCTKAVVRKMIKRKYGKIINLSSVVGVVGNPGQANYCASKAGVIGFTKSLAKEIAGKNITVNAIAPGFIETDMTKVLPENVKESMLEIIPMKKYGKPEDIANLVLFLSSDNASYITGQVIHVDGGMAM from the coding sequence ATTTTGAATTTAACAGGCAAAACAGCTTTAGTAACAGGGGGATCCAGAGGTATAGGTAGATCAATTGCTTTAGCCCTTGCTAATCAAGGTGCAAATGTTATTATAAACTACACAAGCAATGAAGAAAGTGCAGCAAAGGTTGTAGAAGAGATTGAAAGTTTCAATGTTAAAGCTTTAGCAGTGAAGGCAAACGTTTCAAATGCTGAAGAAATAAACTACATGATGTACAAAATAGAAGAAATATTTGATGGAATTGATATTCTAGTAAATAATGCTGGAATTACACGTGATAACCTATTTATTAGAATGAAAGAAGAAGACTGGGATCAAGTAATGGATATAAATTTAAAAGGTGTATTTCTATGTACAAAGGCAGTTGTTAGAAAAATGATAAAACGAAAGTATGGTAAAATTATTAATTTATCATCAGTAGTAGGGGTTGTAGGAAATCCGGGTCAAGCAAACTACTGTGCATCAAAGGCTGGTGTTATCGGTTTTACTAAATCTTTGGCTAAGGAAATAGCAGGTAAAAACATCACAGTAAATGCAATTGCTCCAGGATTTATAGAAACCGATATGACAAAGGTTTTACCTGAAAATGTAAAGGAAAGTATGCTAGAAATTATTCCTATGAAGAAATATGGTAAGCCGGAAGATATTGCGAATCTAGTATTATTTTTAAGTAGTGACAATGCTAGCTATATTACTGGTCAAGTAATTCATGTTGATGGCGGTATGGCAATGTAA
- the plsX gene encoding phosphate acyltransferase PlsX codes for MKIVIDAMGGDNAPSVTVEGAIEAVKSYDVNIILTGNQPMIENELAKYDYPREKIEIIHCSEQITNEDKPVISIRKKKDSSMVVGLKLVKENKADAIISAGNTGALLAGGLLLLGRIKGIDRPALAPVYPTTKGISVLIDGGANADCKPRNFLEFGIMGSIYAEKVIGIKKPKVCTVNIGIEEEKGSDVVKAAHNLCKDASFNFKGNVEARDIPSGYADVILCDGFTGNVILKLTEGLASSIFGLLKEEFVKNTFRKIGALLLKSGLRDFKKRFDYTEYGGAPFLGVNGVLIKAHGSSDGKAIKNAVRQAIKFVDNNIIEDITTEITSLGVDTLE; via the coding sequence ATGAAAATCGTTATTGACGCAATGGGAGGAGACAATGCTCCATCAGTTACTGTTGAAGGAGCTATAGAGGCTGTTAAGAGTTATGACGTAAATATTATTTTAACGGGTAACCAGCCAATGATAGAAAATGAGTTAGCAAAATATGATTATCCAAGGGAAAAAATAGAAATAATACATTGCAGTGAGCAGATTACAAATGAAGATAAACCTGTAATTTCAATTAGAAAGAAAAAGGATTCTTCAATGGTTGTAGGATTGAAGCTGGTTAAAGAGAATAAGGCAGATGCTATTATATCTGCTGGAAATACAGGCGCTCTATTAGCAGGCGGACTTTTGTTGCTAGGTAGAATTAAAGGAATAGATCGTCCAGCACTTGCTCCTGTATATCCTACCACAAAAGGAATTTCTGTACTTATTGATGGAGGAGCTAATGCTGATTGTAAACCGAGAAACTTTTTAGAGTTTGGAATTATGGGAAGTATTTATGCTGAAAAGGTAATTGGTATTAAAAAGCCGAAGGTATGTACTGTTAATATAGGAATAGAAGAAGAAAAGGGAAGTGATGTTGTAAAGGCAGCACATAATCTTTGTAAGGATGCATCATTTAACTTTAAAGGCAATGTAGAAGCTAGAGATATACCTAGCGGGTATGCGGACGTTATCTTATGTGATGGGTTTACGGGAAATGTTATTTTAAAACTTACAGAAGGTTTGGCATCGTCTATTTTTGGTTTATTAAAAGAAGAATTTGTTAAGAATACTTTTAGAAAGATTGGTGCCTTATTATTAAAATCTGGATTAAGGGACTTTAAAAAAAGATTTGATTATACAGAATATGGTGGTGCACCATTTCTAGGTGTTAATGGAGTACTAATTAAAGCTCATGGAAGTTCGGATGGGAAAGCCATAAAAAATGCAGTACGACAGGCAATCAAATTTGTAGATAATAATATAATTGAAGATATTACTACAGAAATCACCAGTTTGGGAGTTGATACACTTGAGTAA